One Deltaproteobacteria bacterium genomic window carries:
- a CDS encoding dihydroorotate dehydrogenase produces MNLAVDLAGLKLKNPIMTASGTFGYGLEFSRYGDLTKLGAIVVKGLSLKPRQGNPMPRIVETPCGMLNAIGLQNVGVEAFVRDKLPFLPWRETPVIANLYAQDVAEFHALARFLAPEEAVAALEVNISCPNVRRGGMAFGQDPAMAAEATRAVLEGAGEKPVIVKLSPNVTDIRAMAQAVTEAGAHVLSLINTLTGMAVDVRTRRPRLANGIGGLSGPAIKPVALRMVREVCQITDRPVIGIGGIVSVWDALEFILVGATAVQVGTGTFMRPDLCFRMVRQLEEAVEELGLESWDEFRGRLITAREGRKS; encoded by the coding sequence ATGAACCTTGCCGTTGATCTGGCCGGGTTGAAGCTCAAGAACCCGATCATGACCGCATCCGGGACCTTCGGGTACGGCCTGGAATTCTCCCGCTACGGCGATTTGACCAAGCTCGGAGCCATCGTGGTCAAGGGCCTGTCCCTCAAGCCCAGGCAGGGCAACCCCATGCCCAGGATCGTCGAGACCCCGTGCGGGATGCTCAACGCCATCGGCCTGCAGAACGTCGGGGTCGAGGCCTTTGTCCGGGACAAGCTCCCCTTTTTGCCCTGGCGGGAGACTCCGGTCATCGCTAACCTCTACGCTCAGGACGTGGCCGAATTCCACGCACTGGCCAGATTTCTGGCCCCAGAGGAGGCGGTGGCCGCCCTGGAGGTCAATATCTCCTGCCCCAATGTCCGCCGGGGAGGCATGGCTTTCGGGCAGGACCCGGCCATGGCCGCCGAGGCCACCCGGGCCGTGCTGGAGGGGGCCGGCGAGAAGCCGGTTATCGTTAAACTCAGCCCCAATGTGACTGACATTCGGGCCATGGCCCAGGCCGTGACCGAGGCCGGGGCACATGTATTGTCCCTCATCAACACCCTGACCGGCATGGCCGTTGACGTGCGGACCAGAAGACCCCGTCTGGCCAACGGCATCGGCGGTCTGTCCGGCCCAGCCATTAAGCCCGTGGCCCTGCGCATGGTCCGCGAGGTTTGTCAGATCACCGACCGACCGGTCATTGGCATAGGCGGCATCGTCTCGGTCTGGGACGCCCTGGAGTTCATCCTTGTCGGAGCCACGGCCGTCCAGGTCGGAACCGGAACCTTCATGCGGCCAGATCTTTGCTTCAGGATGGTCCGTCAACTGGAAGAGGCCGTGGAGGAACTCGGGCTCGAAAGCTGGGACGAGTTCCGGGGGCGCTTGATCACGGCCCGGGAAGGGAGGAAATCATGA